The sequence below is a genomic window from Oscillospiraceae bacterium.
CAGATATGGGGCCGTTGGGGGGATAAAAAACGCGCTCCCGTCCCACTCACGGGACGAAAGCGCATACTTTCGTGGTGCCACCCATGTTCAGCGCGGCTTTCCCGGGGGAAAGCGCGCCCTTAAGCGCCCTGTGTTGCGGCAGGGGGGCCGCGCCCGTCTCCGGGCCCGCTGCTGGGGCTGTCTTCCGCCCGCCCCTCCGTGGGGGGCTTTCAGCCAAAGGCTCCCCTCTCTGTCCGGCGGTCACACGGCGTACTAAGTCCCCGTCCTCACGGTTCGTATTTAAAGATAGTATCCCACTTTTGCGGGAATGTCAACCCTCGTCGGAGCAAAGTCCGCTCTGACTCGGGACGGCCCTGCGGCCATTCCTCGCGCCGCTCCCTTGCTCCTCCTCTCCCCGCGCGGCCCGCTGCGCTGGGCCCGCACGGGGGTAAGGACGCGCAGCGAATCCTTACCTACGCGGTAAAGGGCTTGGTTTTGGGGTTGATGATGTCGCGCCAGTCCAGATCGCCCCGCTCCAGGCCGTGGATGAGCATCTCGGCGGTGGCCACGTTGGTGGCGAAGGGGATGTTGTACTGGTCGCACAGGCGGGTGATATAGTTCATGTCGTCGTCCAGGTCGTTGGACTGGGGGTCGGAGAAGAACAGGACCATATCGATCTCGTTGTAGGCGATGCGGGCGCCGATCTGCTGGCTTCCGCCGTGGGCGTGGGAGAGGAAGAGCTGCACGGGCAGGCCCGTGGCCTCGGCGACCAGGCGCCCCGTGGTGCTGGTGGCGCAGATGGTGTGCTTGGAGAGGATCCCGCAGTAGGCGATGCAGAACTGCACCATCAGCTCTTTCTTCCGGTCGTGGCTCATCAGGGCGATATTCATGGCTTCTTCCTCCTATAATGCATATGCTTCATCTGATTTTCATAAGGGGTATTTTCATCCCGTCCAGGCGGCGGGCGATGTTGAGGTAGGCGACGGCGGCGCCCTTGCTGGCCACCAGGATCAGCGGCTGGCCCTGGTTGGCGGCCAGCGTGACCTGCTGGTCCTCGGGCACCACGCCCAGCAGGGGCAGCCCGGCGGCGTCCATGGCGTCGTCGATGGTGGTGTGCAGGCGGCGCAGCAGCTTGGGCTGGACCCGGTTGACCACCAGGTGGATGCGGGGGAGGATGCGGCTGAGCTCCCCCACGGTGCGCTGCGCGTCCCGCAGGGCGGAGGCGTCGGTGGTGGAGACCACCACGGCCCGGTCGGCGGCGCAAACCGCCAGATGGAAGCCCTCGCCCAGCCCGGCGGGGGAGTCCATCAGCACGTAGTCGAAATCGTGTTTGGCCTGCCGCACCAGATCCCGCATGGCCGCCTCCTCCAGGGGCCGGGCGGGGGGCGAGACGGGGGCGGTGAGCAGGTGCAGGCCGGAGATGACCGGGTGGGGGAGGGCGGCCCGCTCCAGGGAGCAGCGCCCGGCGAGCACGTCGGTGAAGTCCATAAAGGCCCTGTCGCTCATGCCCAGGGACAGGTCCAGGTTGCGCAGGCCGATGTCCATGTCGATGCACAGCACCCTGTGGCCCATGGCGGCCAGGCAGGAGGCCAGCCCCCCGGTGAGCGAGGTTTTTCCCGTGCCGCCCTTGCCCGAGGTGACGACGATTGCGCAGCCCATAGACATCCTCCCAGTCATACAACTTAACTATACCATAATCAGACAGACGAAGCAAATGTTTTTGTGAGGTTCACCAAAAAGGACGGCCTTATAAAGGGGCCTTCTGGATCTTTGCCCAACGTCTGGGATAGCCCTTGGGGGTGGGGGCGATTTTCTCCACCACCACCACCCGGTGGGTCACATCGGTGCCGGGGATGCGGTAATCCCAGCAGGGCAGCAGCCTGCCGCCCAGCAGGGCGATGCCCCGCCCGGCCTGGGTCAGCTCCTCGCCGCAGTCCACGGCCTTCATGGCCAAAAAGCGGCCCCCCACCTTGACGTAGGGCAGGCAGATCTCGCACAGCAGGTTGAGGGAGGCCACGGCCCGGGACACGGCGAAGTCGAACCCGTCCCGGAACCCGGGCAGGAGGGCCTGCTCCTCGGCCCTGGCGTGGATGCAGACGGTGTCCCCCGCCCCCAGGGCGGCGCACACCTCCTCCAGCCAGGCCACCCGCTTGCCCAGGCTGTCCAGCAGGGTCAGCTTCAGGGAGGGCTCCAGCAGGCGCAGGGGCAGGCCGGGGAAGCCCGCCCCGGTGCCCACGTCGATGAGGCGCTTGCCCGCGAAGCTGGTTTTCCCGTCCGCCGCGCCCGCTTCCCCCGCCGCGCCGCCCAAACCGGGCATGGCCAGCAGGGCGGCCGAGTCCAGGAAGTGCAGGGCCGCCACTTGGTCCGGCTCGGTGATGGCGGTCAGGTTCATCACCTGGTTTTTCTCCAGCAGCAGCCTGCCGTACTCGGCCAGGGCCTCCGCCGCGCCCGGGGGAGGGGTGAGGCCCAGCGCCTCCAGGCCCCGCGCTATCTGTTCCCTCACGCGCTAACCCCCCAGCTGGCCCAGCAGGGCGGGGATGCCCACCGCCAGGCCGCCGATAAAGACCACGGCGCACAGGCCCACCATGAGCACGGCCCCCACAAGCCCGCCCCGGCTCTGGCCGCTGCGGTAGCGGACTACGGACAGCACGCCCAGCCCGGCCACGGCGGGGCAGAGCATCAGGGGTCCGATGCCCCGGATCATGCCCCCCTGGTTGGTAAAGGCGTACAGGTTGAGCAGGATGATGATGACCATGTAGGCCACGCCCACCCAGGCCAGGATGCGTTTGGCGGGGGAGGCGGGGGTGTAGGGCTCCCGCTCCTCGCCGCCGGGGGTGTTGTTGTGCTCGTCCATTTAGTTCTCCTTTTTCAGCAGATCGCGGATTTCGGTCAGCAGCTTCTCCTCGTTGGAGGGCTCCGGCGGCGCGGGGGGCGCCGCGGGGGCCTCCTCCTTCTTGCGGTGGAAGCGGTTCAGGGCCTTGATGAGGCAGAACACCACGAAGGCCATGATGATGAAGTTCAGGACGGACTGGAGGAAGCTGCCGTATTGGATCTCCGCGCCGCCGATCTCCAGCATCAGGTCGGCGAAGGTGTCCTCGCCCACGAAGATGCCGATAAAGGGCATCAGGATGTCCTGGGTCAGGGAGTCGGCGATGGCCTTGAACGCGCCGCCCACGATGACGCCCACGGCCATGTCCATCACGTTGCCCCTGGCGATAAACTGTTTGAATTCGGCCATAAAGCCGCTGGTTTTCTCTTTTGCGGACATATAATCCTTCTTTCTCTCTGATATGGCCCCCTTATGAGGGGGGCTCCCGGCGCAGCCGGGTGGGGGGCAAAACCCTACCCCGCGAATTGCAGCCGGTAGACCCTGCCGTCCAGCCCCACGAAGGCGCTGCCGTCCCCGGCCACGGGCCCCACCCAATCGAATACCGGCGTGACGGGCACGCCGCCGTCGTTCAGGTAGCGATGATCCAGGGCGATATACCCGCCTGAATATCTGACTTTGGAGTTTGTGTAGGCGCTGCGCATAGTCCTGCCGTCCACCCACACCCAGCCGGCGTCCCTGGTGCGCCAGTCGGTGTAGATGAACAGCCCGCCGCCCTGGTTGAACAGGTTCTCATAGGCCGCCGGGACGCGGACATTGCCGCTCTTGTCGATGGCGCCACGCAGGCCGCTGTCCCCGTCGGTGACCACCGCGCAGCCGTCCCGGAAGGGCCCCGCCGCGTCCCAGCGGGCGGGGATGGCCCACGCCCCGGAGGCGTCCGCGTAGCCCCATAGCCCGGTCTCCGGGTCCACCCGGGGGGCAAGGCCCTCGTTGTAGTTGCTCCAGTCCGCGTCCCCCGTCAGGGTGGCGGTCTCCGTCCCGCTCCCGTCCCACAGCGTCCAGACTGGTTGGGGCGCGTTCTGGTCGGGGCAGGTGAGGATGTGCCCGTCCTGGGTGACGATAAAGGTCTCATACGCCCCAAAGGGCACCACCATCTCCCCGCTGGCGGCGTCCATCACGCCGATGCCGCCCCCCGGCCCGATTTTGTTGAGGGAGAGCAGCCCGGTTTCATCCGTTCCTCCCCCCAGTAAGACCCCCTCCTCCAGCCGCAGCAGGGAGCCGTCGGCGCGTAAAATGCCGTTGGTGCCCGGGGGACTTTTACTCGGATCCGGGTCGGGGAAAAAGAGGGCGAGCAGTCCGGTGCTGGGGGTTGCTTCGGTGCGGTAGCCGCCCTGGGTGTCCAGCTCGGTGAGGGTGTAGTCCTGGTAGGGCAGGGGGGCGGGGGTGAAGGTGAGCCGGGTCTCCGGCTCCAGAACCCGCCCCAGCATTACGGCTCCCTCGGCCCGGGTGAGGCCCAAATCCCGGCCGAAGGTGCCGTACGCGTCCAGGCCGTTGAGGATGCCCGCGTTGTACAGGGTTAAAACCGCCTCGTCCGTCGTGTCGGGCAGCTCGGTGATCGCATTGACGGGCTCCAGCCCGCCCACCGCCGCAAGGTAATGGGCAAAATCCAACCGGGTGGCGGCTTCCGTACCGTAGAGGCTGGTGTCGGGAAAGCGCTCCAGCAGTCCCTGGGTCTCCGCATAGTAAAAGGCGTCCCGGTACCACTTGTCCGGCGCAGGCCGCTGCAAATAAGCGCGGTGGAGCGCCGGGGTGGCCGTGTCCTCGTCCTCGGGGTAAAAGACCAGCGTGAAGCGGTCGAAGGGCATGGTTTTTTCCACCTTGCCCCTGTAGTCCACCCCGTCCACCGTCACGGTGGCGGGCTTGCCGTGCTGGGTCTCGCCCCAGGCGTCCAGCTCGGGGGTGCCCAGGGGGTGGTAGAGGTAGCCCTCGCCATAGTGGGTGAAGACGTACCAAACCCAAGTATCGCTGTCCCCATAGTCTGAAATCACGGTGCCGTCCTCGGTGGTGAGGGTAATTTTCCCCCAGTCCTCCGGGGCGTGGGGCAGCACGCCGCCCCCGCCGTTCTGGATTTCGTGGAGCCGCGCGGCCAGGGCGAGGCATTCGACGCCGGTCAGGGGCTTTTCGGGGCTGAACCGCCCGTCCCCGGTGCCGGACATGAGCCCGGCGTCCACGCAGGTCTCCACAGCCCGGGCGTACCAGCTCCCCGCGGGCACGTCGGAGAACCCGCCCTCCGCCGCCAGGGCGGGGGAAAAGCAGATACTAACAACCAGAAACAGGGAAATAATCTGTTTCATAGAAACCTCCTAACCCTGGAATTGGAGCCGGTAGATCTTGCCGTC
It includes:
- the mscL gene encoding large-conductance mechanosensitive channel: MSAKEKTSGFMAEFKQFIARGNVMDMAVGVIVGGAFKAIADSLTQDILMPFIGIFVGEDTFADLMLEIGGAEIQYGSFLQSVLNFIIMAFVVFCLIKALNRFHRKKEEAPAAPPAPPEPSNEEKLLTEIRDLLKKEN
- the rsmG gene encoding ribosomal RNA small subunit methyltransferase G, translated to MREQIARGLEALGLTPPPGAAEALAEYGRLLLEKNQVMNLTAITEPDQVAALHFLDSAALLAMPGLGGAAGEAGAADGKTSFAGKRLIDVGTGAGFPGLPLRLLEPSLKLTLLDSLGKRVAWLEEVCAALGAGDTVCIHARAEEQALLPGFRDGFDFAVSRAVASLNLLCEICLPYVKVGGRFLAMKAVDCGEELTQAGRGIALLGGRLLPCWDYRIPGTDVTHRVVVVEKIAPTPKGYPRRWAKIQKAPL
- the mgsA_1 gene encoding methylglyoxal synthase; protein product: MNIALMSHDRKKELMVQFCIAYCGILSKHTICATSTTGRLVAEATGLPVQLFLSHAHGGSQQIGARIAYNEIDMVLFFSDPQSNDLDDDMNYITRLCDQYNIPFATNVATAEMLIHGLERGDLDWRDIINPKTKPFTA
- a CDS encoding septum site-determining protein MinD, producing MGCAIVVTSGKGGTGKTSLTGGLASCLAAMGHRVLCIDMDIGLRNLDLSLGMSDRAFMDFTDVLAGRCSLERAALPHPVISGLHLLTAPVSPPARPLEEAAMRDLVRQAKHDFDYVLMDSPAGLGEGFHLAVCAADRAVVVSTTDASALRDAQRTVGELSRILPRIHLVVNRVQPKLLRRLHTTIDDAMDAAGLPLLGVVPEDQQVTLAANQGQPLILVASKGAAVAYLNIARRLDGMKIPLMKIR